TCACGACCCATTGGCCATTTTGCGCTATATGTCGTGAAGTGGCAATCAATACACTAGATCATGCTCGACTAGAAACAAGGAATAAGAGAATGAGAAAGCAAGTCGACGCCATGGCCACGGCTATTATGATGCTGCTGTGTTTGACATGGGGTCTGCAACAATCGGCCATCAAAGCGGTATCGGGCGAGATGGCGCCTCTTTTACAAATCGCCGTCCGCTCCGGAGGAAGTGCCGCATTGGTCTGGTTAGTAAGTCGTTACCTCTTTCGAGACCAGTGGCTCAACGGTGTCGCTTGGCGGTCAGGCTTGGTTGTTGCGTTGTTGTTCTCTGGCGAGTTCCTCTTAGTTGCCGTAGGCCTGCGTTGGACGACGGCGTCGCATATGGCGATGTTCCTCTACACATCTCCTTTGTTCGCGGCAATCGGTTTGCACTTGGTTCGCCCGGAAGAACGACTGAACCTGTGGCAGTGGCTGGGAGTTTTGATTGCTTTCGGCGGTATCGTACTCACCTTCTCCGCGCCACAAGAGGTAACCACAGCCAGTCCCACAGCACCCAATATGCTCTTGGGTGACTTCATGGGACTCTGTGCAGGAGCGGCCTGGGGGCTCACGACGGTGGTCCTGAGGACGAGTCGTCTGAACGATGCTCCTGCAGCACAAACGCTTTACTATCAGCTCGCTGGAGCATTCCTTGCGTCAATCGTTGTTGCCTTAGTCACGGGAAAGATGGGCATCACCATCACGCCACTCCTCGTTATGAGCCTTAGCTTTCAAACCATCGTCGTGGCGTTTATGAGCTACTTGGTTTGGTTCTGGCTCCTGCGACATTATTTAGCGAGCCGTTTAGGTGTCTTATCATTAATGACACCGCTTTTTGGCATTGCGTTTGGAGCCATCTTACTTCGGGAACCGCTCACCTGGGCGTTTCTCGCTGGCGGATCTTTTGTGCTTGGCGGGTTGGTGCTGGTCAGCCGCGGCAAGGGCCGAGGCACATTCAAAGTGGTCGACGACTGCCAGGAGAAGGCTGTTAATGTACAGCCGGCGATTGAAGTGGTATCTGCTTGTCGCTCGGCAACCGGCGTCGAACGAGGGTCGTTTGCTAGCAACCAAGAAGATCTAGCGAAGACTACGCTTTAGCATTTCGAGTTCAAGTTCCATCAAGCGAACCTTGTCTTGGTGGAACCGCTGGAGAAGTGCTTTTTCTTCATTCAGATTCTTGAGTTCTTCCTCTGCTTCGACGTGAGCGACTTTGACGAACTCTAACTGTCCAAAAAGTGGGCCCGAGTATTTGAACTTGGTGAACTGTTCATACTCGTTCAGTTGTCGCTCCAGCGACTCGATCCGGGCCTTGGCCACTTTGATCTTCGAATCGAGTAGGCGTCGCTGAAGCGGGTACTCTTGTCCTTCGTAAAGCTTGATCCGCAATTGGGCCGCTTCGATTTCAGGAGATACTTGCTGCGACGGTGCGGCCTGGGCGACCAGACAGACTACGAAAAGCATCTTTAGAACAACGATACAAACGGTCGGGATGCGGACCAGCAGGCGGTAATTCACGGCGAAAGATCCTGAAAAGAGCGTCAAGGTGTTACTTTCCAGCCTAATTACCGGCCAAGAAAGCTCAACTGCTTGCGGTAACCCAAGCTCTATCAGCCGTTTCCGTAAATCGAATGCCGCCCTATAATCTCCCTAATTGAATCGCCACCGCGGGAGTTGCCGAGGAAAACCATGTCGGAAACGTATAAAATTCTGATCGCCGACGACAATCAATCGAATGTCGAACTACTGGAGGCCTACCTGGCCAACATCGATTGCGATACTGAAATCGCCGTCAACGGCCAAGATACGCTCGACAAAGTGGCCAGTTTCAAGCCAGATTTGATTTTGCTCGACGTGATGATGCCCAAATTGAGCGGTTTCGAGGTGTGCAAGCAGCTCAAAGCCGACCCGGCGACGAAGGGCATCATGATTCTGATGGTCACCGCGTTAAACGAGCTTGGCGATATCGAACGGGCTGTATCGGCCGGAACAGACGATTTCCTATCGAAGCCGGTCAACCGAATCGAGCTGACGAAACGCGTCGAAAACATGCTTCGCTTGAAAAACGTCGAGAATGAGAACGAACGGCTTCGTCAGTACATCGAACAGATGGAGAACAGCCGAGCTTAGCTCGGTGTACTGCGAGAGCGTCTCAAAGCTTATTGCCCCTCTCCCGGGAGGGGCTCATTGCCAACAAAGGCGGAATCACCCCCACTGGTTTCTCACTTGATTCTCCGCCACGGAAACTCTTGCCTTGTTTCTCGCGCAACTCAAGGAGTATCCTAGAGGGGGTGCTTGTTTGTTTTGGCGAGGATTGATCGATGCCTTGGAATAACCGGCTTTGCCGATTGAACGCTGCGGTCTGCCTATTTCTGATTGGTTCGCTGACCGCTTCATCGGTCCATGCGCAATCGACCACGCCTGCAACGCCGCAGGTCGATCAACTTATCAAACAGCTCGGCGACCCCAACTTCATGGTGCGTGAACGAGCACAAACCGAACTCGCTCGGATGGGCGTCACGGCATTCGACCAGTTGTTTGGCGCGATGCGAGATAACGATCTCGAAGTTGCTCGCAGAGCTCAGTACCTCATCCGTAGTGTCGAGATTGAATGGACACGACCTGAGTTCTCGGAAGAGGTGAACTCGTATCTGAATCGCTATGGCAACTTAAACACCGACAACCGCCGCAGCCGCATCGGGGAATTGGGGCGTCTACATTCGATCGATGCCCTGAGCGCGCTATGCCGCATCAGCCGTTATGACGTTTCGGAAGCCATCTCAAAAGAAGCTGCCCTTGCTGCCGCGATTCAATTCCAAGGTGCCCAAGGGGAAGAGAAGGAAAACATCGCTAAGGTCATCACCGAGCGAATAGGGGATAGTCCGCGTACCGGGCCAAGCTGGCTGAAGATCTTCCGCAAGAGTTTGGATCAACCAGAGGAAGCCGCTAAACAGTGGCAAGTGCAAGTCGATAAAGAAATCGACCTATTCACGACGCGGCCCGCTCTCACTAGTCAGCAAACGGTCTTAGACCTCGTCCGGTGGCAAGTCGATCAGCTTCGCTCGGACGGACAACAGGAAGAAGCCCTCGCCGCAATGCGTGACGTGATCCGGATCAGCACAAAGTTCTCGGAGAGTGAACTAATCGATCTGACGACGTGGTTTCTCGATCGGAAGGGGCCTTCGGTTGTCTCGGAATTGGCCGCGATGCATGCTGAAAAGCATCCTGTTCCTGACGACAAAGTCATGGGCGGTCCCTTCGGCGATAATCCTTCGCTACTTTACCTTCTCGCCGAAGCGGAGCTGGTTCAAAACAATATTGAACTTGCCAATCAATATGCCGATGCCGCATTGGCGTTGTTCCCCGAATCGTTTGATAGCCACTACCTGACGGCGCAGTCGCTTCAGGAACGTGGCTGTTTCCGTTGGAGCCGCAACGAGTATCAGTACGTGATTGATAGCAATCCGATCGATGATCGGGTTGGAATCTTCGCACGCGTGCAATACGCAGAAATGGAGCACGATCACGGCGACTCGAAGCGAGCTATGGAAATCATGTGGCCGTGGGTGGAAGTGGCGGAAAAGAAGGGCTCCGGCAATCGCGATCCATTCGGGGGCCGCGAACTCGACGAAGTTAACGGTGCATCTCTAGCTCGGGCCTATCTGTTCCGCGCTTCCTACCGAGAAAAGCAAGGCAAGTTCAAGGAAGCTCAAGAGGATCTCTTGAAAGCGCTGAAGCACGACGAAGACGAAGCAGACGTGCTGATCGCAGCCTATCGACTCGGCAAGAAAGATGAGATGTGGCGAACCAAGGCCAAGGAACACATTGATCACACCATCGCGTTCTACAAGCCGTATATCGAGCGTTTCCAGAAACAGTACGAGTTCTTCAAAGAGAACCGCCGTGGTGACGACATCATGGGCGCTCAGTCAAGCCAGATGGCCCGCTATTGCAACCAATATGCTTGGCTTGTGGGCAATACCTATGGCGACTTCGATCACGCGATCGCGGCTAGCAAGCTTTCCCTCGACTTGCAGCCTGGCAACGGCGCCTATCTCGACACCCTAGCGCACTGCTATGCCGCGAAAGGGGACTGGGAGCAAGCCTATAAATGCCAACGTCAGGCCGTTCAGCAGATGCCACATTCCGGCATGGTTCGTCTAAAGTATCTTGAGTTCGCCGAGCAATGTAAGAAGCACAAGATCGAAATCCAACCACTCGATCTACCGTCCAGCCCAGACACCCATTTCCCCGATTTCATGAAAGACGGAGGAAAGTGAGTTCGTCGCTTGTGACGCCGCTGCCTGACGAACCGGTACAGCCGCGACGATGGGCGTTTCACGTGCTAATGCTGGCGATATCGTTGCCGGTGATTGGACTCTCGTTTCTGCTTTACCTCGATGGTCCGACGCATGTCGTGATCCCCTGGTTCGATATGCCGCTGCCGCCGAGTTGTGGTATGCAGCGAGTCCTTGGACTCGATTGCCCTGGCTGTGGTCTGACACGTAGCTTCATTGCGTTGGCCCATGGTGACCTTAACGCTTCGCTAGCGTTTAATCCCGGCGGGTTCCTGGTCTTCGGCTTAGCACTATTTCAGATCCCATATCGAATTGCCCAGCTGTACCGAGTTTGGTTGGGAGAAAAACCTTGGGATCTGACAACGATGTCACTATGGTTCTGGTCGTTGATTGGCGTCGTACTGATCTTCCAGTGGGTTGTCAAAATGGTTCTGTGACTTTCCAACGTTGCGTGCCACACCTCGAAAGATAATAGACATGGATCATACACTCACCATTGGCGACACTCGGTTCTTCGTTCGCACGGAAGGGAAAGGAAGCCCCTTGCTCTTGGTCCATGGTTTTCCGTTGGATCATCACATGTGGGACGCAGTGATCCCTCAACTGGCCGCCAAGCATCTGGTCATTGCACCCGACCTACGAGGTTTCGGTAAGTCAGAGGGGCACGTTGAAATTGCCCCAATGGAGTTGCTGGCCGACGACTTGGCTTCGCTTCTCAATGCCCTTGAGGTTACCGCCCCCATCACATTTTGCGGGCTTAGCATGGGAGGTTACATCGGCTGGCAGATGTGGCGGCGCCACTCCGATCGACTCGCCCGATTGATTCAACTCGACACGCGGGCCGCCGCCGACAGCGAAGTACAGGCGCGAGCACGAGGCGTAAATGCAGAACATGTACTTGCTAACGGAATGAGCGAAGTCCCTCAAGCGATGCTGCCCAAGCTGCTTAGCGAAAAGACCATTGAAAACCAGCCCCAGGTTGCCGATTCGCTACGGGATATTATTTTGCGACAAGACCCTCGCGCTGCGGCCGCAGCTCAACGAGGCATGGCGCAACGTCCCGATGTTACCAACTGGCTTCCTGAAATCTCGCTACCCACGCTAGTACTCTGCGGAAGCGACGACGGCATCAGTCCTCCGGCTGAGATGCAAGCATTCGCCAAAAGGATTCCAGGTGCCCAATTTCTCGAGATTCCAAACGCCGGACACATGGTCCCAATGGAAGATCCCAACGCGACTGTGGAAGCCATACTGGAATTTTCCAGTCGAGCAAATTAGCAGGCAGACGCCTAACCGCAAAAGCAACTTGCAGCGTTAGCCGGGAAGGCGGAAATAGGTTTCCGTTTTAACGATTGCATTGTCGTCGGGAAACGTATGAAACGCCTGGATAAAGACACTGCGGTTGCGTGTTTCAGCATTCATGTAGCTAACCGCACCCAAATTCATGCGGCCACTGGAATCGAACTCGTGAACAAGCCCAACCTTGCGATCATCGTTGCAGAGCTCCCGCTGACACATTCGAAACAGCTTGTTCGAGACCCCTTCCAGCTGGAAGGTG
The genomic region above belongs to Blastopirellula marina and contains:
- a CDS encoding tetratricopeptide repeat protein; its protein translation is MPWNNRLCRLNAAVCLFLIGSLTASSVHAQSTTPATPQVDQLIKQLGDPNFMVRERAQTELARMGVTAFDQLFGAMRDNDLEVARRAQYLIRSVEIEWTRPEFSEEVNSYLNRYGNLNTDNRRSRIGELGRLHSIDALSALCRISRYDVSEAISKEAALAAAIQFQGAQGEEKENIAKVITERIGDSPRTGPSWLKIFRKSLDQPEEAAKQWQVQVDKEIDLFTTRPALTSQQTVLDLVRWQVDQLRSDGQQEEALAAMRDVIRISTKFSESELIDLTTWFLDRKGPSVVSELAAMHAEKHPVPDDKVMGGPFGDNPSLLYLLAEAELVQNNIELANQYADAALALFPESFDSHYLTAQSLQERGCFRWSRNEYQYVIDSNPIDDRVGIFARVQYAEMEHDHGDSKRAMEIMWPWVEVAEKKGSGNRDPFGGRELDEVNGASLARAYLFRASYREKQGKFKEAQEDLLKALKHDEDEADVLIAAYRLGKKDEMWRTKAKEHIDHTIAFYKPYIERFQKQYEFFKENRRGDDIMGAQSSQMARYCNQYAWLVGNTYGDFDHAIAASKLSLDLQPGNGAYLDTLAHCYAAKGDWEQAYKCQRQAVQQMPHSGMVRLKYLEFAEQCKKHKIEIQPLDLPSSPDTHFPDFMKDGGK
- a CDS encoding response regulator → MSETYKILIADDNQSNVELLEAYLANIDCDTEIAVNGQDTLDKVASFKPDLILLDVMMPKLSGFEVCKQLKADPATKGIMILMVTALNELGDIERAVSAGTDDFLSKPVNRIELTKRVENMLRLKNVENENERLRQYIEQMENSRA
- a CDS encoding DMT family transporter, which codes for MRKQVDAMATAIMMLLCLTWGLQQSAIKAVSGEMAPLLQIAVRSGGSAALVWLVSRYLFRDQWLNGVAWRSGLVVALLFSGEFLLVAVGLRWTTASHMAMFLYTSPLFAAIGLHLVRPEERLNLWQWLGVLIAFGGIVLTFSAPQEVTTASPTAPNMLLGDFMGLCAGAAWGLTTVVLRTSRLNDAPAAQTLYYQLAGAFLASIVVALVTGKMGITITPLLVMSLSFQTIVVAFMSYLVWFWLLRHYLASRLGVLSLMTPLFGIAFGAILLREPLTWAFLAGGSFVLGGLVLVSRGKGRGTFKVVDDCQEKAVNVQPAIEVVSACRSATGVERGSFASNQEDLAKTTL
- a CDS encoding DUF2752 domain-containing protein, with product MSSSLVTPLPDEPVQPRRWAFHVLMLAISLPVIGLSFLLYLDGPTHVVIPWFDMPLPPSCGMQRVLGLDCPGCGLTRSFIALAHGDLNASLAFNPGGFLVFGLALFQIPYRIAQLYRVWLGEKPWDLTTMSLWFWSLIGVVLIFQWVVKMVL
- a CDS encoding alpha/beta fold hydrolase, giving the protein MDHTLTIGDTRFFVRTEGKGSPLLLVHGFPLDHHMWDAVIPQLAAKHLVIAPDLRGFGKSEGHVEIAPMELLADDLASLLNALEVTAPITFCGLSMGGYIGWQMWRRHSDRLARLIQLDTRAAADSEVQARARGVNAEHVLANGMSEVPQAMLPKLLSEKTIENQPQVADSLRDIILRQDPRAAAAAQRGMAQRPDVTNWLPEISLPTLVLCGSDDGISPPAEMQAFAKRIPGAQFLEIPNAGHMVPMEDPNATVEAILEFSSRAN